The Colias croceus chromosome W, ilColCroc2.1 genome contains a region encoding:
- the LOC123704850 gene encoding uncharacterized protein LOC123704850 — MPPKRVKDDDDCGEPSPRISFNDLEKSMTPFSGDDAYGIETFVKDFEDISSLMQWGEIEKLIFSKRLLAGTAKLFLRSLSGTTTWDTLKSELREEFGKKLNSATVHKRLSTRRMKMNETHQQYFLHMKELAVLGNVEDEALMEYVIDGIKDRRFKVKNCYLIVQEQQKL, encoded by the exons ATGCCGCCGAAACGAGtaaaagatgatgatgattgtggTGAACCATCGCCGCGTATTTCCTTCAATGACTTAGAGAAATCAATGACGCCATTTTCGGGTGATGATGCCTATGGCATCGAAACATTCGTAAAAGATTTTGAAGATATTTCCTCTTTAATGCAATGGGgcgaaatagaaaaactcaTATTTTCGAAGCGGCTTCTCGCGGGAACCGCCAAGCTATTTTTACGTTCACTAAGTGGGACCACCACGTGGGATACACTTAAGTCTGAGCTCCGTGAGGAATTTGGTAAGAAGTTGAACAGTGCAACTGTTCACAAGAGACTTTCAACTCGCCGGATGAAGATGAATGAGACTCAtcagcaatattttttacatatgaaGGAACTTGCAGTACTTGGGAATGTTGAAGATGAAGCCCTGATGGAATATGTCATCGACGGTATTAAAGACA gaagattcaaggtgaaaaattgttatcttATAGTTCAGGAACAACAGAAACTTTAA
- the LOC123704873 gene encoding uncharacterized protein LOC123704873, with translation MTPEASRSRLHVPRSKPLRQQQENMNTLVSLPCDPSEILLATAIIKVQAADGSYLNMRALLDQGSQISIISENAAQLLKVPRQKCDGYISGIGNKANNCKGKITMNCMSNINNFTFETDAFIMKKLVRNLPNHTIPKPDWPMLDQIKLADSEFYKSRPIDILLGADVYSEILMDGICRSNAMFPVAQQTQLGWILSGNCKSEYQCNLVLNSDIQQFWEMEDVPEPLYVSQEDQNCIDFYQNTTERRDDGCYVVKIPLKENFEEKLGESKSKCIAQYMQLENKLIKQSHLAREYKLFISEYKELGHMIPCMSDADLRPSCYLPHHCVLRAESSTTKLRVVFNASSKTLSGFSLNDLMYRGPNLQQDLQILILRWRLFKYGFTADIEKMFRNIWLHDEHQKLQKIIWRDHKSQPLQEFQLATVTYGTKSAPFLAMMTLKKLANDERSNYPNSIAPHVLENSFYMDDLLHGSHTVEEAKRLKLDLISLLKAGGFNLRKWRSNLLDLSDDMDDIEKAEFDFKHLESTKMLGLRWDPNEDQFIFYPIEFISNPIPTKRQFLSEISKIFDPLGWLAPVTIKLKILFQETWKSDLRWDQPVTPEIASEWNRIKDDIPHIKKFKIPRWIQTQDKDIIELHGFCDASTKAYACVVYCKIKRYNTTHVTLVAAKSKVVPLKKALSIPRLELCGALLLSKLMKSIVECVPNFTVRVYGWVDSTAVLGWINGEPDKWKPFVANRVKMICETIPKNQWQYVNTTENPADCASRGSTALNLANSSYWWNGPKWLPQYNPKEHTENPTYTTNEDLKKNITCVNAATTRSDYIIKQLLSKYSSLRKIIRILAYIVKFIDKIIYKKTYEYNYLTMKDLKRAREMIIRHVQDEYFFQEKSQLSNGLPLSKKSTILSLNPVLDSTGLLRVGGRLKNSNINPEMKYPIIIPPQSKLAELIIDESHELVFHGGPKLTAGFIRQKYWILRGNRAVKKRLRLCVKCKKVDPTLQHQLMGDLPPSRVIPSRPFYNTGIDFTGHVLVKANKGRGIKTSKGYIAVFILCMVTKAVHLELVSDLTASAFIAALRRMSARRGVPRHIYSDQGTNFIGANNILQREYTQILEILSSNECTSIISEMNIDWHFNAPSWPSAGGLWEAAVKSLKHHLKRVIGEQKLAFEEYSTLLSQLEACLNSRPLCPLTEDPDNLDYLTPAHFLASGPNLTIFDTENDLRTRWHLTQKIYQDVWVKWKNEYLTQLSIRSKWKQPQTDLKLNDIVIIKDENLPPGKWALGRVVQLHPGSDGLVRVVTLKTKNGYMKRPIVKLSLLPTNTHTINESTDYDKEEIKISKTKNPRGMSFSAIVLSLTLFFLSIISSCHAQFTYTPLNNNSIYFDKLTNMRLVGDDWKLIVYYDKYPYQEGTAALVKDIQYLKTICPMIREQLTQCDAILLQLEHEFGELEYYNNILFMSDSFDMGAKRPRRGLIDGVGYVANNQDLNTNSSEDIKQFDEIKRKIDLLKLSEPLGTKLSYHDIHHYFIIYVLIGILVVVAIITYWRQLRRRRASAEPAVEAATNVAVPARPPPTPVTSDCVISVSECDVRVNKHDQASSPIFRVFSLPNLSESL, from the exons ATGACACCGGAAGCCTCACGTTCGAGGTTACACGTGCCTCGGTCGAAACCTTTACGCCAgcaacaagaaaatatgaacaCATTAGTATCCCTTCCATGTGACCCCAGCGAAATTTTACTAGCTACTGCAATTATCAAGGTTCAAGCAGCAGATGGATCTTACCTAAATATGAGAGCGCTCCTTGATCAGGGCTCACAGATCTCAATTATAAGCGAAAACGCCGCGCAACTGTTAAAAGTACCTCGCCAAAAATGCGATGGATATATCTCTGGTATTGGAAACAAAGCTAATAATTGTAAGGGTAAAATAACCATGAACTGCATGTCAAATATTAACAATTTCACCTTTGAAACGGATGCGTTTATAATGAAAAAGCTTGTGAGGAATTTACCAAATCATACAATTCCAAAACCCGATTGGCCCATGCttgatcaaataaaattagctGACtcagaattttataaaagtaggcctattgatatattattaggtGCTGATGTTTATTCAGAAATTCTTATGGATGGTATTTGCCGCTCTAATGCTATGTTTCCCGTCGCCCAACAAACTCAACTAGGATGGATCTTAAGCGGCAACTGTAAGTCAGAATATCAATGTAATCTTGTTTTAAACAGCGATATCCAGCAGTTTTGGGAAATGGAGGATGTCCCTGAACCTTTATACGTATCTCAGGAAGATCAAAATTGTAtagatttttatcaaaacacaaCAGAAAGACGTGATGATGGTTGTTACGTGGTGAAAATACCTTTAAAGGAAAATTTCGAAGAAAAATTGGGTGAGTCAAAATCTAAATGTATCGCTCAATATATGCAATtagaaaacaaattaataaaacaaagtcatttGGCACGCGAGTATAAGCTATTCATATCGGAATACAAAGAACTCGGACATATGATACCCTGTATGTCGGACGCCGACTTAAGGCCCAGTTGCTACCTACCGCACCATTGTGTCTTACGCGCAGAGTCATCAACTACAAAGTTGCGAGTTGTGTTTAATGCTTCCTCGAAAACCTTGAGTGGTTTTAGCCTTAATGATCTCATGTATAGAGGGCCTAATCTGCAACAAGACCTTCAAATCCTAATCTTAAGATGGCGCCTATTTAAGTACGGGTTTACGGCTGATATTGAGAAAATGTTTCGTAATATATGGCTGCACGACGAACATCAAAAACTACAGAAAATTATTTGGCGTGATCATAAATCCCAACCTTTACAGGAGTTTCAACTAGCAACTGTGACATATGGAACAAAATCTGCACCTTTTTTGGCGATGATGACCCTGAAAAAACTCGCTAATGATGAGCGGTCAAATTATCCTAATAGTATCGCACCCCATGTGTTAGAAAATTCGTTTTACATGGATGACCTTTTGCACGGTTCGCACACTGTGGAAGAAGCGAAACGATTAAAATTAGATCTTATAAGCCTTCTTAAAGCTGGCGGTTTTAATCTCAGAAAATGGCGTTCAAATTTGCTTGATTTATCGGATGATATGGATGATATTGAAAAGGCggaatttgattttaaacatttagaGTCTACAAAAATGTTAGGTTTACGCTGGGATCCTAATGAAGATCAATTTATCTTTTACCCCATTGAATTTATCTCAAATCCTATTCCTACAAAGCGACAATTTTTGTCCGAAATATCGAAAATCTTTGATCCCTTAGGCTGGCTAGCACCCGTTACTATAAagctaaaaattttatttcaagaaaCATGGAAATCTGATCTAAGATGGGATCAACCTGTAACCCCCGAGATAGCTTCAGAGTGGAATAGAATAAAGGACGACATACCTCATATAAAGAAATTTAAGATACCTCGATGGATACAAACGCAAGATAAAGATATTATCGAACTTCACGGATTTTGTGACGCTAGTACAAAAGCGTACGCATGTGTCgtgtattgtaaaataaagagATATAATACTACACATGTTACCCTAGTCGCAGCAAAATCTAAAGTCGTACCCTTAAAGAAGGCCTTATCCATACCTCGATTAGAACTTTGCGGAGCTTTGTTGTTATCAAAGTTGATGAAAAGTATAGTCGAATGCGTACCTAACTTTACCGTACGTGTTTATGGATGGGTTGATTCTACGGCCGTACTTGGTTGGATAAATGGAGAACCAGATAAGTGGAAGCCTTTTGTTGCAAACCGCGTAAAAATGATTTGTGAAACAATCCCAAAAAATCAATGGCAATATGTTAATACTACAGAAAACCCGGCGGACTGTGCTAGTCGCGGATCAACTGCGCTTAATCTCGCTAACTCATCATATTGGTGGAACGGGCCTAAATGGCTACCTCAATATAATCCCAAAGAACATACTGAAAATCCTACATATACAACTAATGAAGATCTTAAAAAGAACATAACATGCGTTAATGCGGCAACTACAAGATcagattacataataaaacaattgttatCTAAATATAGCTCTCTTAGGaaaattataagaattttaGCGTATATTGTGAAATTTATCGATaagattatttacaaaaaaacgtatgaatataattatcttaCTATGAAAGACTTAAAGCGTGCCAGAGAAATGATAATAAGACATGTTCaagatgaatatttttttcaagaaAAATCTCAGCTTTCAAACGGCCTACCTCTTAGTAAAAAGAGTacaattttaagtttgaacCCCGTTTTAGACTCTACTGGATTGCTACGAGTCGGTGGGCGGCTAAAAAACTCTAATATTAATCCCGAAATGAAATATCCTATTATTATTCCGCCACAATCGAAGTTAGCTGAGCTTATTATTGACGAATCACACGAACTTGTGTTTCACGGCGGACCAAAATTAACTGCAGGTTTTATACGACAAAAATACTGGATTCTAAGAGGAAACAGGGCTGTCAAAAAGAGGTTACGATTATgtgtaaaatgcaaaaaagtGGATCCTACATTGCAACACCAACTTATGGGTGATTTACCCCCTTCCCGTGTCATACCCAGCCGACCCTTTTATAACACGGGAATAGATTTTACGGGACATGTTTTAGTGAAAGCGAATAAAGGCCGTGGAATCAAAACATCAAAAGGATATATAGCcgtctttatattatgtatggtgACGAAAGCTGTACATTTAGAATTAGTCTCCGATCTCACAGCATCAGCGTTTATAGCTGCGTTGCGGCGAATGTCCGCTAGAAGAGGCGTTCCACGACATATTTATAGTGACCAAGGAACAAACTTCATAGGTGCTAACAATATATTACAACGAGAATATACACAGATCTTAGAAATCCTATCAAGTAACGAGTGTACCTCTATTATATCAGAAATGAATATAGATTGGCATTTCAACGCCCCATCGTGGCCTTCAGCGGGTGGATTATGGGAAGCTGCGGTGAAAAGCCTCAAACATCATCTTAAACGAGTCATTGGCGAACAAAAACTCGCCTTTGAAGAATATTCGACCTTGTTATCTCAACTTGAAGCTTGTTTGAATTCAAGACCGCTTTGCCCGTTGACAGAAGACCCCGATAACCTAGACTATTTAACACCGGCCCATTTCCTAGCAAGCGGCCCTAATCTAACTATTTTTGATACAGAAAATGATCTTAGAACTCGATGGCACTTAACTCAGAAAATCTATCAGGACGTTTGGGTTAAATGGAAGAATGAATATCTCACGCAACTATCTATAAGATCCAAATGGAAACAACCTCAAACAGATCTGAAGTTGAACGATATAGTCATCATAAAGGATGAAAACTTGCCGCCCGGCAAATGGGCTTTAGGGCGAGTCGTACAACTACATCCCGGAAGTGACGGCCTTGTGAGGGTTGTCACTCTTAAAACCAAAAACGGATACATGAAACGACCTATTGTTAAGCTATCACTGTTACCTACAAATACACATACAATTAATGAATCTACCGACTATGATAAGGAAGAAATTAAAATCTCGAAAACAAAGAATCCCCGTGGCATGTCCTTCTCCGCTATAGTGTTAtcgttaacattatttttcctCTCAATAATAAGTTCGTGTCACGCACAGTTTACGTATACACCATTAAATAACAACAGTATTTATTTTGACAAATTAACGAACATGCGGCTGGTTGGAGACGATTGGAAGCTAATagtttattatgataaatacCCTTATCAAGAAGGAACGGCCGCACTCGTAAAAGACATACAATATCTCAAAACAATATGTCCCATGATAAGAGAACAACTAACACAATGCGACGCTATACTATTACAGCTCGAGCACGAGTTCGGCGAAttggaatattataataacattttatttatgagtgaTTCATTTGATATGGGAGCTAAGCGCCCGCGTCGTGGTTTAATAGACGGAGTAGGCTACGTCGCTAACA ATCAGGATCTCAATACAAACAGTTCGGAAGATATTAAGCAATTTgacgaaataaaaagaaaaattgacCTCCTAAAACTGAGTGAACCATTGGGCACGAAGTTGTCGTATCACGACATTCATCAttacttcataatatatgtGTTAATTGGAATTCTTGTTGTTGTGGCAATAATAACGTATTGGAGACAGCTGCGTCGTCGACGAGCTTCAGCAGAGCCGGCGGTGGAGGCTGCGACCAACGTCGCGGTCCCCGCCCGGCCACCTCCAACCCCGGTGACAAGTGATTGTGTGATAAGTGTTAGTGAATGTGATGTGCGCGTAAATAAACATGACCAGGCCTCGTCGCCAATCTTTCGAGTGTTCTCGCTTCCCAACTTAAGTGAATCTCTGTAA
- the LOC123704874 gene encoding uncharacterized protein LOC123704874, which yields MRHLPVESKESAIRPAKPGLLSKPGTSKQQPDLNPQPSFKSQGTSSKLDELLHKQAINFKAFKRTVTSIDVEKISTKWKFEDALQQLNSRWSVIDSLHWEIDSNRSILDGEDVEYENSFTRHESIFNNLKEAINTKLWSVSNRENITPKVDIPIFNGNYQQWVSFKNLFNEAVHLNPSLSNAQKMQYLKSKVKGEAERLIQHLSISSQNYTSCWEILNHRYENKKLIFTSHINVILGLPNMQQQSLGQIKKMHDATKECLNAIKNLGVDTSTWDPMIVHILALKLDTDSHNDYIESLKNPRELPTLQEFLSFLEMKFTALESSKRKQEPPKTFQHPQKPTPAAYPKAFQKSHLFKSFASNYNNSSQNGKGINYTTQNCPICNNNHAIIYCNKFAESQPKLQLQTITKLQLCQNCLYNHNGNKCFSTKRCRVCNENHHTLVHEAFAQRTSQNTASTASPEKQPNNNSHVSLDDTQEILLATAQVSVQAADGSSLVMRALIDQGSQTSLITENAAQRLGLPRQHCKGVILGLGAKENTCKGFMNIQISSQYSDYSLNTGVFIMNHAVNNLPNKSFNKPAWSFINDIQLADPEFYRRRPVDLLLGADVYSSIIMEGIIKQSESIPVAQQTRLGWILCGNVKSFQCNVVMVDVDSLQKFWSIEDINENIDISQEDYQCIQQYKSTTTRQSDGKYVVRLPLHPDADEKLGDHIESPQGWGGVG from the exons ATGCGGCACTTGCCAGTGGAAAGCAAGGAAAGCGCTATCAGACCTGCAAAACCTGGCTTATTGTCTAAGCCGGGAACAAGTAAGCAGCAACCGGATTTAAATCCTCAGCCATCATTTAAATCGCAAGGTACATCGAGCAAACTTGAtgaattattacataaacaagCAATTAACTTTAAGGCTTTTAAAAGAACTGTAACAAGTATCGATGTTGAAAAAATATCCACTAAGTGGAAATTCGAGGATGCCCTGCAACAGTTAAATTCCCGATGGAGCGTTATTGACTCCCTTCATTGGGAAATCGACTCGAATCGAAGCATTCTGGACGGGGAAGACGTTGAATACGAGAATTCTTTCACTCGCCACGAAAGCATTTTCAACAACCTTAAAGAAGCGATAAACACAAAGCTCTGGTCAGTCTCTAACAGAGAAAATATCACACCGAAGGTTGACATTCCGATTTTCAATGGAAACTATCAGCAATGGgtatcttttaaaaatttattcaacgaAGCAGTGCATCTAAATCCATCCTTATCGAATGCCCAAAAAATGCAGTATCTGAAAAGTAAGGTCAAAGGCGAGGCAGAACGCCTCATACAGCATTTATCTATAAGCTCTCAAAATTATACTTCCTGTTGGGAAATATTAAATCACAGGTACGAGAATAAAAAGCTTATTTTTACATCTcacataaatgtaattttaggCCTACCCAACATGCAGCAGCAATCGCTcggacaaataaaaaaaatgcacgATGCGACAAAGGAATGCCTGAATGCCATTAAAAACCTTGGTGTTGATACAAGCACGTGGGACCCGATGATCGTTCATATCTTAGCGCTCAAATTAGATACCGACAGTCATAACGATTACATCGAGTCATTGAAAAATCCTAGAGAGCTACCAACACTGCAAGAATTTCTAAGTTTCCTCGAGATGAAATTTACTGCATTAGAATCATCTAAGCGCAAGCAAGAGCCACCTAAAACATTCCAGCACCCTCAAAAACCAACACCAGCAGCATATCCTAAAGCATTCCAGAaatcacatttatttaaatcattcgCTAGcaactataataattcatcGCAAAACGGAAAAGGTATCAATTACACAACGCAAAACTGTCCAATATGCAACAATAATCAtgcaataatatattgtaataaattcgCGGAATCTCAACCTAAACTGCAATTACAAACAATTACAAAGTTACAGCTATGTCAAAACTGCCTGTATAATCATAATGGTAATAAGTGTTTTTCCACGAAAAGATGCCGAGTATGCAATGAGAACCATCATACTTTGGTTCATGAAGCGTTCGCACAGCGGACATCCCAAAATACAGCTAGCACAGCAAGCCCCGAAAAACAACCAAATAACAACTCTCACGTGTCTCTGGATGATACACAAGAAATTTTACTAGCAACAGCTCAAGTTTCAGTCCAAGCTGCAGATGGTTCGTCATTAGTCATGCGTGCTCTCATAGATCAAGGATCACAGACTTCCCTTATAACCGAAAATGCAGCTCAGAGACTCGGTCTGCCACGTCAGCATTGTAAGGGAGTGATTTTAGGTTTAGGAGCTAAAGAGAACACGTGTAAAGGCTTTATGAACATACAAATATCTTCTCAATACAGCGACTATTCTTTAAACACAGGAGTTTTTATAATGAATCATGCGGTGAACAATCTACCAAACAAATCGTTcaacaaaccagcgtggtcattTATTAACGACATACAGCTAGCCGATCCAGAGTTTTATCGACGCCGACCAGTCGATTTATTGTTAGGTGCCGATGTCTATTCATCTATTATTATGGAGGGAATTATTAAGCAAAGCGAGTCTATTCCTGTAGCGCAGCAAACACGCCTTGGGTGGATTTTATGCGGCAACGTAAAGTCGTTCCAATGTAACGTTGTCATGGTCGACGTGGATAGCCTTCAAAAATTTTGGTCAATCGAAGACATTAACGAAAACATTGATATATCACAAGAGGATTATCAATGTATTCAGCAATATAAATCAACAACAACTCGTCAGTCAGATGGAAAATACGTTGTCCGTCTCCCGTTACATCCAGACGCAGACGAAAAGCTAG gtgatcatatcgaaagtccCCAAGGGTGGGGGGGAGTGGGGTAA